One stretch of Prosthecobacter dejongeii DNA includes these proteins:
- a CDS encoding ImmA/IrrE family metallo-endopeptidase: MPAPIIDSVEPQPANLQKIVVDEIAEKVAAKLGYIPGSELAPYVERLGGEVKYDAWDTDSGSGSLQVFPGRTPAFIIRLPAYTGNLRNRFTIAHELGHYFLHSEGGKKAIRIGREGSTRVEWEANWFAAAFLLPSTQFRQDWKAFDHSIPRIVHKYQVSEAVVKIRLKGLGLA, from the coding sequence ATGCCTGCGCCTATCATTGATTCTGTAGAACCTCAACCTGCTAATCTGCAAAAAATCGTTGTGGATGAGATTGCTGAAAAAGTTGCGGCCAAACTGGGTTATATTCCAGGCTCCGAGCTTGCTCCCTACGTGGAGCGCCTGGGTGGGGAAGTGAAATACGATGCTTGGGATACCGACAGTGGCAGCGGTAGCCTGCAAGTATTCCCAGGGCGAACTCCCGCTTTTATCATCCGCCTGCCTGCCTACACCGGCAATCTGAGGAACCGCTTTACCATCGCTCATGAGTTGGGCCATTATTTTCTGCACTCCGAGGGTGGCAAAAAGGCCATCCGGATTGGTCGAGAGGGCAGCACCCGTGTGGAGTGGGAGGCGAATTGGTTTGCCGCTGCTTTCCTCTTACCCTCCACCCAGTTCCGCCAAGACTGGAAAGCTTTCGATCACAGCATTCCCCGGATCGTCCATAAATATCAAGTCTCTGAAGCCGTCGTCAAAATCCGGCTAAAGGGGCTTGGCTTAGCATGA